TCGGGCGTGCGGCGCAGGACCAGCGTGGGCCACTTCTCGCCCGTGGTGAAGTTGTCGGCCGCCGTGGTCAGCGGGTCCTCCGTGGTCAGGACCGAGCGCTTGGCGGGCCGGGTCTCCGGGACAGCCTCGACGTAGGTGTGCGTGGCGGTCGCCGGGGCGGTGCGGAGGGAGACGCCGCACATCAGTGCCGCCTGCGCCACGTCCGCCGGGCGGGCCGCCGCTATCGCGACCGCGCACGGTGCGCCCGGTGTCCAGGCGGGGGTGAGGGCTGGGGCGGTACGGGACTGCGGGGGACGGGCGAAGAACGGGGTCCGTGTCGCCACGTGGATGCGGATGCCCGAGCGGGTCTCCAGGAACTCCTGGCGCGGGTCGTCGCCGAAGTGCGCCCAGGGGTACTTGGTGGCATGGACGCCGATGCTGCGGAAGGCCTCCAGCGCTTCGTCCCAGCGCCCGGTGCGCAGCAGCATCAGTGCCAGGTGGTTACGGAAGCCTGCCGCTTCGTGGCTGCCCGGTTCGTACGCGGCCGAGAGGTCCCGGGCGCGGGTGACCGCGGCCGCGACGCGGGGCTCGTACGGGTCGGCGCCGGCCGGGGTGTTGGAGGAGGGGGACAGGACCACGTACTCCAGCGCCGCGAACAGCGGCAGTGCGTGCAGTTTCGAACCGGGCGGGGCCGCGTCGGCCGCGCTCTCGGCGAAGGCGAACATCTCCTCGTGCGAGCCGTACCACTTCGCGCACAGGTACTGGAGGGCCGCGGCGTGGCATCCGTAGTGGTGCGGGTCGCGGGCCAGGGCCTGTGACCAGTACTCCTCGAAGACATCGCGCGGGGCCTGGCCGCCCCTGGCGTGGGTCAGCGCGATGCGCCACGGCACCGGGTCGGCGGGGTTGAGATCGGCTGCCCTGCCGATCAGCGGCGCCGCGTCCTCCAGCAGGGCGAAGAAGGCCTGGAACTGGTCGCGCGAGACATGCCTGGCGCGTTCCGCCGTACGTATCTCCCAGGCCCGGTCGATACAGAGGTCCGCCCGGACCAGGGCCGCGTCCGGGTCCTCGGGCGATTCGGTCAGCCAGGCGTCCAGCCAGCCGGGGTTGTGCAGGGCGGCCTCGGCGAGACGGGACACGTATCCGTCCCTCAGTTCCCACTGGGTGTGCTCGCGGGTCGCGGCGAGCAGCTCGCGGGCGGGGCCGTGGTCGCCCTCGGCGGCCGAGGTCAGGGCGGTACGGAGCGCGGTGTCGGGGGCGTCGACGACCACGGCCTCGTCCGGCGGCAGGTCGGCGCCGATGGACGCGCTGTGGCGCAGTACACGGGGAAGGGTGAGGAGGAACGGAAGGCGCACGAGATCCCCCGGCCGGGTCAGCCGGCGGGTGCGGTGGCCGCCGCCGACGCCTGGAGATCACCGCGGTAGCGGATCTGACGGAACGTGAAGTTCGTCAGGTCGTCACCGGCGGCGAAGGCGTTCCTGTCGCCCTTGGTGACGTTCTTTCCGCTGGTGAACCCGGTGATGGCGAAATAGGCGTAACGGCCGTAGGAGTTGGCTGTACGGCGGCAGACCGATCCGGTGGGGCAGAAGGCCGGCACACCCGAGCCGCTCAGGGTGGCGATGCTGCCGCTGGCCTGCTGGGCCGCCTTCTTGGCCTGCGCCTCCGTCTCGAAGACCGCGAGGCCGACGGTGACGGCGACGCCGTCCTTGCTGTACGTGGCCCGGATGACCTGGTCACAGCCGTTGTTGACGAGGATCGAGCCGAGCGCGCCCTTGGTGGTCGCGGCGCAGTTCCTCGTCTGCTGTGTCGCGCCCTTGACGTAGACGCGGTCGCCCATGGTGAGCTTCTTGCCGGGGAAGAACGCGGCGACGGTGATCGGCGCCTTGTCCTTCTTGACGTCGGATATGTAGTCCTTCGGGTCCGGCGGGGGCGGCGGTGCCACCGAGGAGAAGGACGGCTCGGGCTCGGCGGTGTCGTCCGGGAGGTCGGTCGGTGCCGGCAGCTCGCTCGCGTTCTTGCCGGAGCCGGTGGAGTGGCTGTTGTTGTTCGTCGAGATGACCGCGGTCGCCACGATCGCGCCGACCGCCGCGGTGGCGAGCACGCCGCCGCCGATCAGCAGCCATTTCTTGCGGCGGCCGCGCGCGGCGGACTCTTCGGCCAGCGCTGCCCAGTCCGGAGTCTGTGTGCCCCCGGGCCCCCAGGAGGGCCCCCCTTGCCCAAAGCTCATGCGGCGAATCCTAGACGGAACGTAAACCGGTTGGGCCAGGGCTTCGCGGGCCGTGACAATGCTGTGCATGGGACATCTTGAAGCGGGCCATCTGGAGTACTACCTACCGGACGGGCGGGTGCTGCTCGGCGATGCTTCGTTCCGGGTCGCGGACGGGGCCGTGGTCGCCCTCGTGGGGGCGAACGGCGCCGGGAAGACCACATTGCTGAGGCTGCTCGCCGGGGAGCTCCAGCCGCACGGCGGCTCCGTGTCGGTGAGCGGCGGGCTCGGGGTGATGCAGCAGTTCGTGGGCTCCGTGCGCGACGAGCGCACGGTCCGGGATCTGCTGGTCTCGGTGGCCCAGCCCCGTATCCGGGAGGCGGCGCTGGCGGTCGACGGGGCCGAGGAGCTGATCCTCACGGTCGACGACGAGGCCGCGCAGATGAAGTACGCGCAGGCGCTGAGCGACTGGGCGGAGGCCCGCGGGTACGAGGCCGAGACGGTGTGGGACATGTGCACCATGGCCGCGCTCGGTGTCCCGTACGAGAAGGCGCAGTGGCGCGAGGTGCGCACGCTGTCCGGCGGCGAGCAGAAGCGGCTGGTGCTGGAGGCGCTGCTGCGCGGTCCCGACGAGGTGCTGCTGCTCGACGAGCCGGACAACTATCTCGACGTGCCCGGAAAGCGGTGGCTGGAGGAGAAGCTGAAGGAGACCCGTAAGACGGTCCTCTTCGTCTCCCACGACCGGGAGCTGCTGTCCCGGGCCGCCGAGAAGATCGTCAGCGTCGAGCCGAGCCCGGCGGGCAGCGACGTGTGGGTGCACGGCGCCGGTTTCGATACGTACCACCAGGCTCGCAAGGACCGGTTCGCCCGGTTCGAGGAGCTGCTGCGGCGCTGGGAGGAGGAGCACGCCCGGCTGAAGGCGCTGGTCCACCGGCTGCGGCAGCAGGCGGCGATCAGCCCCGACATGGCGTCCCGCTACCGGGCGATGCAGACCCGCTTCAAGAAGTTCGAGGACGCGGGACCTCCGCCCGAGCCGCCGCGCGAGCAGGACATCAAGATGCGGCTGCGCGGCGGGCGGACCGGTGTGCGGGCGGTGACCTGCAAGGGGCTCGAACTGACCGGGCTGATGAAACCCTTCGACCTGGAGATCTTCTACGGGGAGCGGGTCGCCGTCCTCGGCTCGAACGGGTCGGGCAAGTCGCACTTCCTGCGGCTGCTGGCCGGGGAGCCGGTCGCGCACACGGGTGAGTGGAAGCTCGGCGCGCGGGTCGTGCCCGGACACTTCGCCCAGACGCACGCCCATCCGGAACTGATGGGGAACACGCTCGTCGAGATCCTGTGGACGGAGCACGCCAAGGACCGGGGCGGGGCGATGTCCGTACTGCGCCGGTACGAGCTGGAGCGACAGGGCGACCAGCCGTTCGAGAAGCTGTCCGGCGGGCAGCAGGCGCGGTTCCAGATCCTGCTCCTGGAGCTGGCGGGGACCACGGCGCTGCTGCTGGACGAGCCGACGGACAACCTGGACCTGGAGTCGGCCGAGGCGCTGCAGGACGGTCTTGAGGCGTACGACGGCACGGTGATGGCCGTCACGCACGACCGCTGGTTCGCGAAGTCCTTCGACCGGTACCTGGTGTTCGGTTCGGACGGCGTCGTACGCGAGACGACGGAGCCGGTGTGGGACGAGCGGAGGGTGGAACGGGCGCGGTAGTGGGGGTGTGCGCGGCGGGGTGCTCATGTGGTGATCACCCGTCCGGGTGATCACTCCGGGAAGGGCGGACAGGTCCGACGCGGCGTTCATAGCGTGACGGCATGGTCAGCTCATCACACGAGGCGATGCACCGGATCTTCCAGGAGGATCCCGGAGTCTTCGCGCGGACCTTCCGCACGCTGGGGCTTCCCTTTCCGGAACCCGTCGCGGTGTCCCTCATGCCCACCGATCTCACCGAGATCCAGCCGCTCGAAAGACGGGTGGACACCCTGCTGCGGATCGACGCGGCCGAGGGCGACAGCTATCTGCTGGCGGTGGAGGCACAAGGCAAGAAGGACCGGGCGAAACCGGGCAGCTGGGCGTACTACGTGGCCCACCTCTACGCGAAGTACCGGCTCCCTCCGCTGCTCCTGGTGACATGCCAGGACAGGACCACGGCCGAGTGGGCGGCGCGGACGGTGGACATCGGCCCCACGGCATGGCCGACGCTTTCGCTCCGCCCGCTGGTGCTGGGGCCGCACAACGTGCCGGTCGTGACCGACCCGGACGAGGCCGCCAGGGACATTCCCCTCGCCACGCTCTCGGCCGTCACGCATGGTAAGGATCCAAACGCCGGTGCCATACTGAAGGCGCTGGCTGCCGCGCTGCAGACCGTTGACGACGACACCGCGATGATCTTCGCCGAACTCACCGAACTCGGCCTGGGCTCCGCTCCGGCCGCACAGATCTGGAGGGATCTGATGTCTGTCGACCTCTCTTTCTTCCGCTCGGAGACGTCCGAGCGACTGCGGTCCGAGGGGCGCGCCGAGGGGCGCGCCGAGGATATTTTGCGGATTTTGTCCAAGCGGGGTGTCGTGGTGTCGGAGCAGGTGCGGGAGCGGATCGTCTCGTGTGGTGATCTGGATGTGCTGAGCGACTGGTTCGACCGGTCGCTGGTCGTCGAGGTTGCCGAGGAGCTGTTCGCGGTGGCCGGGGACTGACTTCGGGGCGGTCGGGAGACGGGTTTCCGGGGTGACCGGAAGCCAGGCGTGGCAGCGGGGCCGGGGCTGTTTTGACCCGTCCCGGTCGGTGCGGGTACTGTCAGGGGTTGTTATACGTATCGGCTTCGTCGTTCTCACGCGAAGAGCCCTTACGTAGGTTCTCTGGAGCAGTTACCAGTGGCTCGCATACGGACAGTGTTCCCGGCATTGTGGGCCCCAGCTGCATGATCGCTTCAGGGGTGCCATGTGTCTGGACCTCATCCACTGAAGAAGCGAAGGCTACGAAGTGCGTACGTACAGCCCCAAGCCCGGCGATGTGACGCGCCAGTGGCACATCATTGACGCGCAGGACATCGTCCTGGGTCGTCTGGCCACCACGGCTGCGAACCTCCTCCGCGGCAAGCACAAGGCGATTTACGCCCCCCACATGGACATGGGCGACTTCGTCATCATCATCAACGCCGAGAAGGTTCACCTCTCCGGCAACAAGAAGACCCAGAAGATGGCGTACCGCCACTCCGGGTTCCCGGGTGGTCTCCGCTCCGTCCGTTACGACGAGCTGCTCGCCAAGAGCCCCGAGAAGGCTGTCGAGAAGGCCATCAAGGGCATGATCCCCAAGAACAGCCTGGGCCGTCAGATGCTCTCGAAGCTCAAGGTCTACGCGGGCGACCAGCACCCGCACGCTGCTCAGCAGCCGGTCCCGTTCGAGATCACCCAGGTCGCGCAGTAGTTCCGGCCTCCCCCCAAGACCAAAAGAAAGATCTGAGGAGAATCGTGGCCGAGACCACTGTTGAGAACCCCGTCGAGGGCACCGAGGGCGAAGAGGTTTTCGCTGAGGTGACCACCTTCGAGTCCGAGGTTCCCGTCGAGGGCGAGTACACCAGCGAGTCGCTGGCCTCCCGCTTCGGCGACCCGCAGCCTGCCGCCGGCCTTGGCCGTCGGAAGAACGCCATCGCCCGCGTCCGGATCGTTCCGGGCACCGGCAAGTGGAAGATCAACGGTCGCACCCTTGAGGACTACTTCCCCAACAAGGTGCACCAGCAGGAAGTCAACGAGCCCTTCAAGGTGCTCGAGCTCGACAACCGCTACGACGTCATCGCCCGCATCTCGGGTGGCGGCGTCTCGGGTCAGGCCGGCGCCCTGCGCCTCGGCGTCGCCCGCGCGCTGAACGAGGCGGACGTGGACAACAACCGCGCCCCGCTGAAGAAGGCCGGCTTCCTCTCCCGCGACGACCGTGCGGTCGAGCGCAAGAAGGCCGGTCTCAAGAAGGCCCGTAAGGCCCCGCAGTACAGCAAGCGCTAAACCGCCTGCTCATCTGCTTTACACGTTCGCCCCGGCGGCACACCTCGTGCTTGCCGGGGCGTTCGTCTATCGGCACCCCCGGGCGTATAACGGCATAAGGCGTTCATGCGCTTTGGTTTGTTTTGTTTTGCGGTTTCGGAGCATCTTCGGAGGACACCAGTGGGACGACTCTTCGGCACGGACGGTGTGCGCGGTGTCGCCAATGCGGATCTGACGGCTGAGCTTGCGCTCGGTCTCTCGGTCGCTGCGGCGCATGTGCTTGCCGAGGCGGGCACCTTTGAGGGGCATCGGCCGACAGCCGTGGTGGGGCGTGACCCACGTGCGTCCGGAGAGTTCCTGGAGGCCGCCATCGTGGCCGGTCTCGCGAGCGCGGGCGTGGACGTCCTGCGGGTCGGTGTGCTGCCCACCCCCGCGGTGGCGTACCTCACCGGTGCGCTGGGCGCCGACCTCGGCGTGATGCTCTCCGCCAGCCACAACGCCATGCCGGACAACGGTGTCAAGTTCTTCGCCCGTGGCGGTCACAAGCTCGCCGACGAGCTGGAGGACCGGATCGAGACGGTCTACGAGCAGCACCGCACCGGTGAGCCCTGGGAGCGCCCGACCGGTGCCGGTGTAGGGCGCGTCACCGAGTACGCGGAGGGCTTCGACCGGTACGTCGGCCACCTCATCACCGTCCTCCCGAACCGTCTCGACGGCGTGAAGGTCGTCCTCGACGAGGCACACGGCGCGGCCTCCCGGGTCTCGCCCGAGGCCTTCACCCGGGCGGGCGCCGAGGTCGTCACGATCGGTGCCGAGCCGGACGGCCTGAACATCAACGACGGCTGCGGCTCCACCCACCTGGAGCTCCTGAAGGCCGCCGTCGTCGAGCACGGCGCCGACCTCGGCATCGCGCACGACGGCGACGCCGACCGCTGCCTCGCCGTGGACGCCGCGGGCGAGGAGGTCGACGGCGACCAGATCCTGGCCGTCCTCGCCCTCGCCATGCGCGAGGCCGGGCAGCTGCGCAAGGACACCGTGGTCGGCACGGTCATGTCCAACCTCGGCTTCAAGATCGCGATGGAGCGCGAGGGCATCCAGCTCGTCCAGACCGCCGTCGGCGACCGTTACGTACTGGAGTCGATGAAGGCCGAGGGCTACGCTCTGGGCGGCGAGCAGTCCGGCCACGTCATCGTCCTGGACCACGCCACGACCGGCGACGGCACGCTGACGGGCCTGCTGCTGGCGGCCCGGGTCGCCGCCACCGGCCGTACGCTCGCCGAGCTGGCCGGTGTCATGCAGCGGCTGCCGCAGCTGCTGATCAACGTCCGTGACGTCGACAAGTCCCGCGTCGGGTCCTCCCCGGAGCTGGCCGCCGCGGTCGCCGAGGCCGAGCGCGAGCTGGGTTCCACCGGGCGCGTGCTGCTGCGCCAGTCGGGCACGGAGCCGCTGGTACGCGTCATGGTCGAGGCGGCCGACATCGACCAGGCACGGGCAGTCGCCGGCCGGCTGGCCGACGTGGTGAAGTCCGCGCTCGGGTAGCCCTGCCCGGCGTGGCCGCAACGGTCACGGGTTGTCCGTGTCACTCGCCGGACGGGCTCGCAACGTAGTCCGTCCGGCGGCGGTGTGCTGCCCACAGGGCCTTCTGGA
This sequence is a window from Streptomyces sp. NBC_01217. Protein-coding genes within it:
- the glmM gene encoding phosphoglucosamine mutase, whose protein sequence is MGRLFGTDGVRGVANADLTAELALGLSVAAAHVLAEAGTFEGHRPTAVVGRDPRASGEFLEAAIVAGLASAGVDVLRVGVLPTPAVAYLTGALGADLGVMLSASHNAMPDNGVKFFARGGHKLADELEDRIETVYEQHRTGEPWERPTGAGVGRVTEYAEGFDRYVGHLITVLPNRLDGVKVVLDEAHGAASRVSPEAFTRAGAEVVTIGAEPDGLNINDGCGSTHLELLKAAVVEHGADLGIAHDGDADRCLAVDAAGEEVDGDQILAVLALAMREAGQLRKDTVVGTVMSNLGFKIAMEREGIQLVQTAVGDRYVLESMKAEGYALGGEQSGHVIVLDHATTGDGTLTGLLLAARVAATGRTLAELAGVMQRLPQLLINVRDVDKSRVGSSPELAAAVAEAERELGSTGRVLLRQSGTEPLVRVMVEAADIDQARAVAGRLADVVKSALG
- the rpsI gene encoding 30S ribosomal protein S9; translation: MAETTVENPVEGTEGEEVFAEVTTFESEVPVEGEYTSESLASRFGDPQPAAGLGRRKNAIARVRIVPGTGKWKINGRTLEDYFPNKVHQQEVNEPFKVLELDNRYDVIARISGGGVSGQAGALRLGVARALNEADVDNNRAPLKKAGFLSRDDRAVERKKAGLKKARKAPQYSKR
- the rplM gene encoding 50S ribosomal protein L13; protein product: MRTYSPKPGDVTRQWHIIDAQDIVLGRLATTAANLLRGKHKAIYAPHMDMGDFVIIINAEKVHLSGNKKTQKMAYRHSGFPGGLRSVRYDELLAKSPEKAVEKAIKGMIPKNSLGRQMLSKLKVYAGDQHPHAAQQPVPFEITQVAQ
- a CDS encoding ABC-F family ATP-binding cassette domain-containing protein, producing the protein MLCMGHLEAGHLEYYLPDGRVLLGDASFRVADGAVVALVGANGAGKTTLLRLLAGELQPHGGSVSVSGGLGVMQQFVGSVRDERTVRDLLVSVAQPRIREAALAVDGAEELILTVDDEAAQMKYAQALSDWAEARGYEAETVWDMCTMAALGVPYEKAQWREVRTLSGGEQKRLVLEALLRGPDEVLLLDEPDNYLDVPGKRWLEEKLKETRKTVLFVSHDRELLSRAAEKIVSVEPSPAGSDVWVHGAGFDTYHQARKDRFARFEELLRRWEEEHARLKALVHRLRQQAAISPDMASRYRAMQTRFKKFEDAGPPPEPPREQDIKMRLRGGRTGVRAVTCKGLELTGLMKPFDLEIFYGERVAVLGSNGSGKSHFLRLLAGEPVAHTGEWKLGARVVPGHFAQTHAHPELMGNTLVEILWTEHAKDRGGAMSVLRRYELERQGDQPFEKLSGGQQARFQILLLELAGTTALLLDEPTDNLDLESAEALQDGLEAYDGTVMAVTHDRWFAKSFDRYLVFGSDGVVRETTEPVWDERRVERAR